The Impatiens glandulifera chromosome 8, dImpGla2.1, whole genome shotgun sequence genome includes a window with the following:
- the LOC124911882 gene encoding histone H4 has protein sequence MSGRGKGGKGLGKGGAKRHRKVLRDNIQGITKPAIRRLARRGGVKRISGLIYEETRGVLKIFLENVIRDAVTYTEHARRKTVTAMDVVYALKRQGRTLYGFGG, from the coding sequence atgtCTGGTCGTGGAAAAGGCGGCAAGGGTTTAGGAAAAGGAGGAGCAAAACGTCACCGGAAAGTTCTCCGAGACAACATTCAAGGAATAACAAAACCTGCAATTCGTCGTCTTGCTCGTAGAGGAGGTGTTAAAAGAATCAGCGGTCTAATCTACGAAGAAACTCGCGGCGTTCTCAAGATCTTCCTCGAAAACGTCATTCGCGACGCCGTCACTTACACCGAACATGCTCGTCGGAAAACTGTTACCGCCATGGATGTCGTTTATGCTCTTAAAAGACAAGGAAGAACACTCTATGGTTTTGGaggataa
- the LOC124912623 gene encoding kinesin-like protein KIN-5B: MVSLTPDTSRKVGQGMAPSPIPFLTPRPERRRLESRCSDLGLSRHNNRDQEINVQVILRCRPLNEDEQRVNVPRVVTCNEHRREVNIIQSVANKQVDRVFTFDKVFGPKAQQRSIYDQAITPIVNEVLEGFNCTIFAYGQTGTGKTYTMEGGMRKKGGELAAEAGVIPRAVRQIFDVLEAQNADYNMKVTFLELYNEEITDLLALDDSSKPLEDRQRKPISLMEDGKGSVIVRGLEEEAVYSANEIHNLLERGAAKRRTADTLLNKRSSRSHSVFTITVHIKETTIGDEELIKCGKLNLVDLAGSENISRSGAREARAREAGEINKSLLTLGRVINTLVEHSAHVPYRDSKLTRLLRDSLGGKTKTCIIATISPSAHCLEETLSTLDYAYRAKNIKNKPEANQKMSKAVLLKDLYLEMDRMKQDVRAARERNGVYIPHERFAADEAEKKARNEKIEQLESDLNASEKQVEMFRELYVTEQEEKLDIQSELKDCKMDLENTNMKLKDLQEKHREAISTLKQKESAITKLIQSENFLIERAKELRGNLQIASNDISTLFEKIDHKDSLESKNQGLLLEFGSKLDQSLKDLHKTILGSIFEQQQQLKTADEHVSTFLASKHDATEILESRVQKMLQTYITGTSTLKELAHLLQTKSCSDLQTMKSTMTCQITELEKFLDNAVSDGKLVAADIQNSITEQKEILAYSSRQQEEGLHRSMVSAETISRLTEDLFNEITHHASELVRAIRDSQIDQCHKLALFQETFKEEAVHEEKQAMEKIAAILTSLTAKKTGMVSEASRKIQESTVDSNAKLLQEISNMQNISTRSNNELNLQHDKLRSWYLEDTFSLAETKTTIENSLQECTNKVDYSRQHWESVTELSINHMNERIMTKIESFVEETNIANNILHDEITSTSSSLDAEIHTRISDISSAANDSLMLDKESMKEVNNISNMCVNTLNCIGKKHKEVVAEIRNQTEQCLKRDYLVDQIENVIPRKREIVIPSLASIEEMRTRSFPIHNQAKVIADDVNVVANRAPFADVN; this comes from the exons ATGGTATCTCTAACTCCAGATACATCCCGAAAGGTAGGACAAGGGATGGCGCCATCTCCGATTCCATTTCTCACTCCTCGTCCAGAAAGGCGACGTCTTGAATCTAGATGTTCTGATTTGGGTTTGAGTCGGCATAATAATAGAGATCAAGAAATTAATGTGCAAGTCATTCTCAGATGCAG GCCACTAAATGAGGATGAGCAAAGAGTGAATGTGCCAAGAGTGGTAACTTGTAATGAACATAGAAGAGAAGTCAATATTATACAAAGTGTAGCTAATAAACAAGTGGATAGAGTTTTTACCTTTGACAAG GTATTTGGGCCAAAAGCACAACAAAGATCAATATATGACCAAGCAATTACTCCCATTGTAAATGAAGTTCTTGAAGGTTTCAACTGTACCATATTTGCATATGGACAGACAGGAACAGGAAAAACATATACAATGGAGGGAGGAATGAGGAAGAAG GGTGGTGAGTTGGCTGCTGAGGCTGGTGTTATACCAAGGGCGGTTCGTCAGATCTTTGATGTATTGGAGGCACAAAATGCTGATTATAATATGAAAGTGACTTTTCTGGAACTTTACAATGAAGAAATCAcggatcttcttgcacttgatGATTCATCAAAGCCTTTGGAAGATAGGCAAAGAAAACCCATTTCCTTAATGGAGGATGGTAAAGGTAGTGTGATTGTAAGAGGTCTAGAAGAAGAAGCTGTATACAGTGCCAATGAAATTCACAACCTTTTGGAAAGAGGAGCTGCAAAAAGGCGTACAGCTGATACTTTGTTAAATAAGCGTAGCAG CCGATCTCATTCAGTCTTTACCATAACTGTTCATATTAAAGAAACAACTATTGGAGATGAGGAGCTCATCAAATGTGGCAAGCTTAATCTAGTTGATTTGGCTGGATCAGAGAATATATCTCGGTCAGGTGCTCGAGAG gcTCGTGCAAGGGAAGCTGGAGAAATAAACAAGAGCTTGTTAACACTTGGACGTGTAATAAATACTCTTGTGGAACATTCTGCTCATGTTCCTTACAG AGATAGCAAGTTAACTAGATTGCTGCGAGATTCATTAGGAGGAAAAACGAAAACTTGTATTATTGCAACAATTTCTCCATCTGCTCATTGTTTGGAGGAAACTCTAAGCACATTAGATTATGCTTATCGTGCCAAAAACATCAAGAACAAGCCAGAG GCAAACCAGAAAATGTCTAAGGCTGTGCTGCTTAAAGATTTGTACTTGGAAATGGATAGAATGAAACAAG ATGTTCGAGCAGCAAGAGAAAGAAACGGTGTTTACATTCCTCATGAAAGATTTGCTGCCGATGAAGCTGAAAAGAAGGCAAGGAATGAGAAGATTGAACAGTTGGAGTCTGATTTAAATGCTAGTGAAAAG CAAGTGGAAATGTTTCGGGAACTCTATGTTACAGAACAAGAAGAGAAACTAGACATACAGAGTGAGCTTAAGGATTGTAAG ATGGATTTGGAAAATACTAATATGAAGTTAAAGGATCTCCAAGAGAAGCACAGGGAAGCCATTTCGACACTGAAGCAGAAAGAGTCTGCCATTACCAAACTTATACAATCAGAGAATTTCTTGATTGAACGTGCAAAAGAATTGCGAGGCAATTTGCAGATTGCATCAAATGATATATCTACCTTGTTTGAAAAAATAG ATCATAAAGATAGTTTGGAGTCTAAAAATCAAGGCCTTCTACTTGAATTTGGATCAAAGCTTGATCAGAGTCTAAAGGACCTACACAAGACAATTCTTGGGTCAATCTTTGAGCAGCAGCAACAATTGAAGACTGCAGACGAACATGTCTCCACTTTTCTTGCCAGTAAACATGAT GCAACTGAGATATTGGAATCTAGAGTACAGAAAATGTTGCAGACATATATTACTGGAACTTCAACTCTAAAGGAGCTAGCTCATTTGTTGCAAACTAAGTCTTGTTCTGATCTTCAGACAATGAAGTCCACAATGACATGTCAAATAACCGAGCTTGAGAAA TTTCTGGATAACGCTGTTTCAGATGGAAAACTTGTGGCTGCTGATATTCAAAATAGTATTACAGAGCAAAAGGAAATCTTAGCTTACTCGTCTAGGCAACAAGAAGAG GGCCTACATCGAAGTATGGTTTCAGCAGAGACGATTTCAAGGTTAACTGAggatttatttaatgaaatcaCTCACCATGCTTCTGAACTTGTTAGAGCTATTAGAGATAGCCAAATTGACCAATGCCATAAGTTAGCACTTTTCCAGGAGACATTTAAG GAAGAGGCAGTTCATGAAGAGAAGCAGGCGATGGAGAAGATTGCAGCAATATTAACATCTCTGACTGCTAAGAAAACTGGGATG GTTTCAGAAGCTTCAAGAAAAATTCAAGAGTCGACAGTAGACAGTAATGCAAAGTTACTGCAAGAGATATCAAATATGCAGAATATTTCGACGAGATCAAATAATGAACTAAACCTACAACATGACAAACTAAGAAGCTGGTATTTGGAAGATACATTCAGTTTAGCTGAAACCAAAACTACTATTGAAAATTCTCTTCAAGAGTG TACGAATAAGGTTGATTATTCAAGGCAACATTGGGAGAGTGTGACAGAGCTATCGATTAACCATATGAACGAAAGAATCATGACAAAGATCGAATCCTTTGTAGA GGAAACAAATATTGCAAACAATATTTTGCATGATGAAATTACATCCACATCCTCTTCTTTAGATGCGGAAATCCATACCAGAATCTCTGATATTTCGTCGGCTGCAAATG ATTCTCTCATGCTTGATAAAGAATCAATGAAGGAAGTAAACAACATATCTAACATGTGCGTAAATACACTGAATTGCATCGGAAAGAAGCATAAGGAAGTTGTAGCAGAGATTAGAAACCAAACAGAACAGTGTCTAAAAAGAGATTATCTG GTGGATCAAATTGAAAATGTGATACCAAGGAAACGCGAAATAGTGATACCAAGTTTGGCTTCAATTGAAGAGATGAGAACGCGATCATTTCCTATTCATAATCAAGCCAAGGTGATTGCTGATGATGTGAATGTTGTTGCTAATAGAGCTCCTTTCGCGGATGtcaattga
- the LOC124912099 gene encoding ATP synthase small subunit 6, mitochondrial, translated as MRKFDPWPVFFRREWSRNWPFLVGFAVTGAIITKMSLNLTEEDAKNSKFVQRHKR; from the exons ATGAGGAAGTTTGATCCATGGCCCGTCTTCTTCCGCCGTGAATGGAGCCGTAACTGGCCGTTCCTTGTCGGTTTCGCCGTTACCGGTGCTATCATCACCAAGATGTCTCTCAATCTCACCG AGGAGGACGCGAAGAACTCCAAATTTGTGCAGAGGCACAAAAGGTGA
- the LOC124911679 gene encoding nuclear transcription factor Y subunit B-1-like isoform X2 → MSDNHPASPGGGSHESGEHSPRSNVREQDRYLPIANISRIMKKALPANGKIAKDAKETVQECVSEFISFVTSEASDKCHREKRKTINGDDLLWAMATLGFEDYIDPLKVYLARYREMEGDTKGSAKGEGSSKKEGVHSNAHAQLAHQGSYTQGMNYGNAQQGQQHLMFPMQGRD, encoded by the exons ATGTCCGACAATCATCCGGCGAGTCCTGGCGGTGGCAGCCACGAAAGTGGTGAACATAGTCCTAGGTCTAATGTTCGTGAACAAGATAGGTATCTTCCGATTGCTAATATTAGTCGAATCATGAAGAAAGCGTTGCCGGCTAATGGTAAGATTGCGAAAGATGCCAAGGAGACTGTCCAGGAATGCGTATCTGAGTTTATCAGCTTCGTTACCAGCGA GGCGAGTGATAAGTGTCATAGAGAGAAAAGGAAGACGATTAATGGAGATGATTTGCTATGGGCAATGGCTACTTTAGGGTTTGAAGATTATATTGATCCTCTCAAGGTCTATTTGGCTAGATACAGAGAG ATGGAG GGTGATACTAAGGGATCTGCTAAAGGAGAAGGGTCATCTAAGAAAGAGGGAGTTCATTCTAATGCCCATGCTCAG CTTGCTCATCAGGGTTCGTACACACAGGGAATGAATTATGGAAATGCTCAA CAGGGACAACAACATTTGATGTTTCCCATGCAAGGGAGGGACTAG
- the LOC124911343 gene encoding 60S ribosomal protein L4 — MAAAAAVRPLVTVQHLESDMAADGASIPLPDVLKAPIRPDIVNFVHSNMSKNSRQAYAVSRKAGHQTSAESWGTGRAVSRIPRVPGGGTHRAGQGAFGNMCRGGRMFAPTRIWRRWHRRINVNQKRYAVVSALAASAVPSLVLARGHRIESVPELPLVVSDSVEGIEKTSAAIKALKQIGAFPDAEKAKDSHAIRQGKGKMRNRRYISRKGPLIVYGTEGSKLVKAFRNIPGVEIANVERLNLLKLAPGGHLGRFIIWTQSAFEKLDSIYGSFDKLSEKKKGYVLPRSKMVNADLARIINSDEVQSVVKPIKKELKKASIKKNPLKNLNTLLKLNPYAKTARRMSLLAESQRVDAKKQKLDKKRKQIPKEEAEKIKAAGKGWYQTMISDSDYAEFDNFTKWLGVSQ; from the exons ATGGCCGCCGCTGCCGCCGTTCGTCCTCTTGTTACTGTCCAACACTTGGAATCCGATATGGCAGCCGACGGTGCTTCCATTCCTTTACCTGATGTATTGAAGGCCCCGATCCGTCCTGATATCGTCAATTTCGTACATTCAAACATGTCGAAAAACAGCCGTCAAGCCTACGCTGTCTCCAGAAAGGCAGGACATCAAACCTCTGCTGAATCATGGGGAACTGGACGTGCCGTTTCCCGTATTCCTCGTGTCCCAGGTGGTGGTACTCATCGTGCTGGTCAGGGAGCTTTCGGAAACATGTGTCGTGGTGGACGTATGTTTGCACCGACAAGGATCTGGCGCCGCTGGCATAGGAGGATCAATGTTAACCAGAAACGATATGCTGTCGTTTCAGCTCTAGCTGCTTCTGCTGTTCCTTCACTTGTCTTGGCTCGTGGTCATCGAATTGAATCTGTTCCTGAGTTGCCGCTTGTTGTTTCTGATTCGGTTGAAGGAATTGAGAAGACTTCTGCTGCTATCAAGGCTCTTAAGCAGATCGGAGCTTTTCCTGATGCTGAAAAGGCGAAAGATAGTCATGCTATTCGTCAAGGAAAAGGTAAAATGAGGAACCGTAGGTATATTTCTCGTAAAGGTCCTCTTATTGTTTATGGTACAGAAGGGTCAAAGCTGGTTAAGGCTTTTAGGAATATTCCTGGTGTTGAGATTGCTAATGTTGAAAGGTTGAACCTTTTGAAACTTGCCCCTGGTGGTCATCTTGGTCGTTTCATTATCTGGACTCAATCTGCTTTTGAGAAATTGGATTCGATCTATGGTTCGTTTGATAAGTTGTCTGAGAAGAAGAAGGGTTATGTTCTTCCAAGGTCTAAGATGGTTAATGCTGATCTTGCTAGGATCATTAATTCTGATGAGGTTCAATCTGTTGTTAAGCCAATCAAGAAGGAATTGAAGAAAGCTTCAATCAAGAAGAACCCACTGAAGAATTTGAACACTTTGTTGAAGCTGAATCCTTATGCCAAGACAGCCAGAAGGATGTCTCTACTTGCTGAATCCCAAAGGGTTGATGCCAAGAAACAGAAGCTTGATAAGAAGAGGAAGCAAATCCCCAAG GAGGAGGCAGAGAAGATTAAAGCTGCAGGAAAGGGATGGTATCAAACTATGATTTCAGACAGTGATTATGCAGAGTTTGATAACTTCACCAAATGGCTTGGAGTTTCTCAGTGA
- the LOC124911679 gene encoding nuclear transcription factor Y subunit B-1-like isoform X1, giving the protein MSDNHPASPGGGSHESGEHSPRSNVREQDRYLPIANISRIMKKALPANGKIAKDAKETVQECVSEFISFVTSEASDKCHREKRKTINGDDLLWAMATLGFEDYIDPLKVYLARYREMEGDTKGSAKGEGSSKKEGVHSNAHAQLAHQGSYTQGMNYGNAQQQGQQHLMFPMQGRD; this is encoded by the exons ATGTCCGACAATCATCCGGCGAGTCCTGGCGGTGGCAGCCACGAAAGTGGTGAACATAGTCCTAGGTCTAATGTTCGTGAACAAGATAGGTATCTTCCGATTGCTAATATTAGTCGAATCATGAAGAAAGCGTTGCCGGCTAATGGTAAGATTGCGAAAGATGCCAAGGAGACTGTCCAGGAATGCGTATCTGAGTTTATCAGCTTCGTTACCAGCGA GGCGAGTGATAAGTGTCATAGAGAGAAAAGGAAGACGATTAATGGAGATGATTTGCTATGGGCAATGGCTACTTTAGGGTTTGAAGATTATATTGATCCTCTCAAGGTCTATTTGGCTAGATACAGAGAG ATGGAG GGTGATACTAAGGGATCTGCTAAAGGAGAAGGGTCATCTAAGAAAGAGGGAGTTCATTCTAATGCCCATGCTCAG CTTGCTCATCAGGGTTCGTACACACAGGGAATGAATTATGGAAATGCTCAA CAGCAGGGACAACAACATTTGATGTTTCCCATGCAAGGGAGGGACTAG
- the LOC124912621 gene encoding UDP-glucuronic acid decarboxylase 1-like, with protein sequence MKQLYKQSTVSHRRDEELPSSTLTPTYSTKIQKHPRSLPRSITYLLKEQRLLFVLVGILIGSTFFILQPSLSRIVPSEQHSSIARSVSLYGRESLPTYGYGREVGGRVPVGIGRRRLRIVVTGGGGFVGSHLVDKLIARGDNVIVIDNFFTGRKENVMHHFGNPRFELIRHDVVEAILLEVDQIYHLACPASPVHYKYNPVKTIKTNVMGTLNMLGLAKRIGARFLLTSTSEVYGDPLEHPQKETYWGHVNPIGVRSCYDEGKRTAETLTMDYHRGAGVEVRIARIFNTYGPRMCLDDGRVVSNFVAQAIRKQPLTVYGDGKQTRSFQYVSDLVDGLVALMEGEHVGPFNLGNPGEFTMLELAEVVKESIDPSATIEFKPNTADDPHKRKPDISKAKELLNWEPRVSLRDGLPRMVSDFRDRILNEDEGKGN encoded by the exons ATGAAACAATTGTACAAACAGTCGACTGTCAGTCACCGTCGAGACGAGGAATTACCATCATCAACCCTCACACCGACATACTCAACCAAGATCCAAAAACATCCAAGGTCTCTCCCTAGATCCATCACCTACCTTCTCAAAGAACAACGACTTCTCTTCGTTCTCGTGGGTATTCTAATCGGTTCAACTTTCTTCATTCTCCAACCTAGTCTTTCCCGAATCGTCCCTTCCGAACAACACTCTTCAATTGCCAGATCGGTGTCTCTCTATGGCCGTGAATCATTACCCACGTATGGATACGGTAGGGAGGTTGGTGGGAGAGTTCCTGTTGGGATTGGTAGGCGGCGGCTTAGGATTGTTGTTACTGGTGGTGGGGGATTTGTGGGTAGTCATCTTGTTGATAAGTTGATTGCTAGAGGGGATAATGTAATTGTTATTGATAATTTCTTTACTGGGAGGAAGGAAAATGTTATGCATCATTTTGGGAATCCGAGGTTTGAGCTTATTAGACATGATGTTGTTGAAGCTATATTGTTGGAGGTTGATCAGATCTATCATTTGGCTTGTCCTGCTTCTCCTGTTCATTATAAGTATAATCCTGTGAAAACAATC AAAACTAATGTGATGGGAACGCTTAATATGTTGGGTTTGGCTAAGAGAATTGGGGCGAGGTTTTTGCTTACTAGTACAAGTGAAGTTTATGGGGATCCTCTTGAACATCCACAGAAAGAAACATATTGGGGACATGTCAATCCAATAG GTGTTAGGAGTTGTTATGATGAAGGAAAACGAACAGCTGAAACATTGACAATGGATTACCATCGTGGTGCTGGTGTTGAG GTCCGCATAGCTAGAATTTTCAATACTTATGGGCCTAGAATGTGTTTGGATGATGGAAGAGTTGTCAGCAACTTCGTAGCACAG GCGATAAGGAAACAACCATTGACTGTGTATGGTGATGGAAAGCAAACTCGAAGCTTTCAATATGTATCAGATTTGGTGGATGGATTGGTGGCATTAATGGAAGGAGAACATGTTGGTCCATTTAACTTGGGAAATCCAGGGGAATTCACGATGTTAGAATTGGCAGAGGTGGTGAAAGAAAGTATTGATCCTAGTGCGACAATTGAATTCAAACCAAATACAGCAGATGATCCACATAAGAGGAAACCAGATATTAGCAAGGCTAAAGAACTTCTTAATTGGGAACCAAGAGTTTCTCTTCGTGATGGCCTTCCAAGGATGGTTTCTGATTTTAGGGACCGAATCTTGAACGAAGATGAAGGCAAAGGTAATTAA
- the LOC124911881 gene encoding probable protein phosphatase 2C 51: MARLKVLILLCGALTLVNSFCDVNKVSETCKEVYNEGGAAAILQSLQCSVWITSTRSSFEVQTAECDSATMKGRRKYQEDRILCNPVFQISLFGNNVLREVKVGVVAIFDGHGGNEASEMASKLFFDYFYVHSLFGSYKTTNATTKEILKQALLNSLVEIDRTFTIEAYKNRIYSGTTAIVTLFLDDEFLVAHIGDSKALICSENSTSSLSVTELTWDHNAYREDEKSRIEKARGYITDWDVPRVMGSLAITRAIGDVPLKMYGVIADPELRNWEGLRRNDSYMVVSSDGILESLKTQDVCDLLSDMKNRDIKSPCISSQSFANCIISTAFSKDMEASLENLELGLHNVQIHNDEGYLSTNTKVLHNGKGMHKDVKKENVVVQEEEDEEEEEEDDDDIDAYLMKQSGYSTNIKKPSHQPIAVKDEEEEEDEEEEEDDDDIDAYLMKQSGYATTIKNDDDDEEDEEEDDEDDITNDILKQSGYGSMKKHHSTPKTVRVLDI, translated from the exons ATGGCACGATTGAAGGTTTTGATCCTCTTATGTGGAGCATTGACGCTCGTAAACTCGTTTTGCGATGTAAATAAAGTGTCCGAGACTTGTAAGGAGGTTTATAATGAAGGCGGAGCAGCTGCCATTCTTCAATCACTCCAATGTTCCGTCTGGATTACCTCCACCAGATCATCATTCGAAGTTCAGACTGCAGAGTGTGATTCTGCGACCATGAAAGGTAGAAGGAAATATCAAGAGGACCGAATTCTTTGCAACCCTGTTTTCCAAATTTCTCTATTTG GCAATAATGTGCTCAGAGAGGTCAAAGTTGGTGTTGTGGCTATATTTGATGGTCATGGTGGCAATGAAGCAAGTGAAATGGCCTCAAAACttttctttgattatttttatgtccATTCCCTGTTTGGCTCTTACAAGACGACGAATGCAAC TACCAAAGAAATACTGAAGCAAGCTCTTTTGAACTCACTCGTTGAGATTGATCGAACATTCACCATA GAAGCTTACAAGAACCGAATTTATTCAGGCACTACTGCAATTGTTACCCTATTTCTAGATGATGAATTCTTAGTCGCCCACATCGGTGATTCAAAGGCCCTAATCTGCTCGGAGAATTCAACTTCATCCCTTTCTGTAACAGAACTAACTTGGGATCATAATGCATATAGAGAAGATGAAAAATCCCGAATAGAAAAGGCTCGTGGCTATATCACTGATTGGGATGTTCCTCGAGTCATGGGAAGTTTAGCAATTACTCGAGCCATTGGTGATGTTCCTCTAAAAAT GTATGGAGTTATTGCAGATCCGGAATTAAGAAACTGGGAAGGTTTGAGAAGAAACGATAGTTATATGGTGGTATCATCAGACGGTATATTAGAATCATTGAAAACTCAAGATGTTTGTGATCTCTTGAGTGATATGAAAAATCGAGATATTAAGAGTCCTTGTATTTCGTCGCAATCTTTCGCAAACTGCATTATCAGCACTGCTTTCTCGAAAG ATATGGAAGCTTCTCTGGAGAATCTTGAGCTAGGGTTACATAATGTTCAAATTCATAATGATGAGGGTTATCTGTCCACCAATACTAAGGTTTTGCACAATGGTAAGGGAATGCATAAGGATGTAAAGAAGGAGAATGTTGttgttcaagaagaagaagatgaagaagaagaggaggaagatgatgatgatatagATGCTTATCTAATGAAGCAAAGTGGATATTCAACAAACATCAAGAAACCATCCCATCAACCAATTGCAGTAaaggatgaagaagaagaagaagatgaagaagaggaggaagatgATGATGACATAGATGCTTACCTAATGAAGCAAAGTGGATATGCAACAACCATCaagaatgatgatgatgatgaagaagacgaagaagaggatgatgaagatgatATAACAAATGACATACTGAAGCAAAGTGGCTATGGCAGTATGAAGAAACATCATTCAACACCAAAAACAGTAAGGGTTCTtgatatttaa